The Alkalicoccobacillus plakortidis genome contains a region encoding:
- a CDS encoding ABC transporter permease codes for MRQWAVLYRKEMTEMARNYKMFWVPIVFILLGVMQPVSSYYMPELLDTFGGLPEGTILEMPTPNGAEVLMQVLSNYGMLGVLILVLSAMGVVSAERQSGVAAMVMIKPVPYSSYIVSKWVGLLTMTLISLFIGYAASWYYTNLLIETVAFERILQSVVIYSIWLVFVVTVTLFFSTIMKGNGSVAFVTIFVVFALSTVTSILGKYMKWSPATMTEHTGQVLSSGELDSSFLLAFMTTIAMIIVVLIASIQIFKQKELS; via the coding sequence ATGAGACAATGGGCAGTACTTTATCGAAAAGAAATGACGGAAATGGCGCGAAATTATAAAATGTTTTGGGTTCCAATTGTCTTTATCTTACTAGGTGTCATGCAGCCGGTTAGTTCGTATTATATGCCAGAGCTGTTGGATACCTTTGGTGGACTACCAGAAGGGACAATCCTTGAAATGCCTACTCCAAATGGGGCAGAAGTATTAATGCAGGTTCTATCTAACTATGGGATGCTTGGTGTCTTAATTCTTGTGTTGAGTGCAATGGGTGTCGTTTCCGCAGAAAGACAAAGTGGAGTCGCAGCTATGGTTATGATTAAACCAGTTCCATATTCCTCGTATATAGTATCAAAATGGGTTGGCTTACTTACAATGACACTCATTTCGTTGTTTATCGGATATGCAGCTTCTTGGTATTATACGAATTTACTCATTGAGACAGTTGCTTTTGAGCGCATTCTTCAAAGTGTAGTGATCTACAGCATCTGGTTAGTTTTTGTTGTGACAGTGACGCTCTTTTTTAGCACGATCATGAAAGGAAATGGCAGTGTCGCTTTTGTTACAATCTTTGTGGTCTTTGCCCTGTCGACGGTTACATCCATTCTAGGAAAGTATATGAAATGGAGCCCGGCTACGATGACTGAGCACACAGGACAGGTCTTGTCGTCAGGAGAATTAGATTCTAGTTTCTTGCTTGCTTTTATGACAACGATTGCGATGATCATTGTCGTTCTGATTGCATCCATACAAATCTTTAAGCAAAAAGAGCTATCGTAA
- a CDS encoding energy-coupling factor transporter transmembrane component T family protein: MAYSIIGQYVPTDSFMHRLDPRSKVISVFTLAIVLFLAGTFPTLLLMAGASIVLAAVSRIPAHYYVQSMKPIFVLISFFFLFHLVFTREGTEWFSIGAVGIYSGGAIKGSFVALRILTLLMFASFLTLTTKVVDLTDGLERLLSPLQRVKLPVHEMVLMMSIALRYIPILMQETDKLTRAQAARGADLKSGPILSRIKALYPLLLPLIVQSFRRADTMAQAMEARGYQMGGERTSLRELTWRTGDTLTICFTAIAAVGIILMR, encoded by the coding sequence GTGGCTTATTCAATCATTGGTCAATATGTACCAACAGATTCTTTTATGCATCGACTCGACCCACGTTCCAAGGTTATCAGTGTGTTTACATTAGCCATTGTCCTATTTTTAGCTGGAACGTTTCCTACCCTTCTCCTGATGGCAGGAGCAAGCATTGTGCTCGCTGCTGTCTCACGTATTCCTGCTCACTATTATGTGCAGAGTATGAAGCCGATTTTTGTCCTTATTAGCTTTTTTTTCTTATTCCATTTAGTTTTTACTCGTGAGGGAACTGAGTGGTTTTCAATTGGTGCAGTTGGAATCTATTCTGGGGGAGCGATAAAGGGATCGTTTGTAGCTTTGAGGATCTTAACCTTGCTAATGTTTGCATCATTTTTGACACTAACGACTAAAGTGGTTGATCTAACGGATGGATTAGAACGACTTCTGTCACCACTTCAACGAGTAAAACTGCCTGTGCATGAGATGGTGCTGATGATGTCCATTGCCTTACGCTACATTCCGATCTTAATGCAAGAAACGGACAAGCTCACGCGTGCGCAGGCAGCAAGAGGCGCTGATTTAAAATCTGGACCAATTCTATCAAGGATCAAGGCGCTCTATCCACTTCTTTTACCCCTAATTGTTCAATCATTTAGACGTGCTGACACGATGGCACAGGCAATGGAAGCAAGGGGCTACCAAATGGGGGGCGAAAGAACGTCTCTTCGTGAATTAACCTGGAGGACCGGTGATACACTCACCATCTGTTTTACTGCAATAGCTGCTGTAGGTATCATTTTAATGAGGTAA
- a CDS encoding ABC transporter ATP-binding protein, producing MGLTDAKKRKIGGYSGGMKQRLGLAQALIHRPKLLILDEPVSALDPLGRREVLDMMREIKEETTILFSTHVLHDAEEISDDILIMHAGEIAISGSMGSVMDAYRQPILQIEFESQATEWLKSIASYSFVTEVNIQGNKASIVLNDMVNGKQTVLKEIVDRNLPIRAFKMSQTTLEDLFMKVVKA from the coding sequence GTGGGCCTAACGGATGCGAAGAAAAGAAAAATAGGTGGTTATTCTGGCGGAATGAAGCAGCGCCTTGGATTGGCACAAGCACTAATCCATCGTCCGAAACTACTTATTTTAGATGAGCCTGTTTCAGCACTCGATCCACTTGGGAGACGGGAAGTGCTGGACATGATGAGAGAGATTAAAGAGGAAACAACCATTCTCTTCTCAACTCATGTCCTTCACGATGCAGAAGAAATAAGTGACGACATTCTTATCATGCATGCCGGGGAAATTGCGATATCAGGTAGCATGGGAAGTGTAATGGATGCGTATCGACAACCTATATTACAAATCGAATTTGAATCACAGGCTACCGAATGGCTAAAGAGCATAGCAAGTTATAGCTTTGTAACCGAAGTAAACATACAAGGTAATAAAGCCAGCATCGTATTAAACGATATGGTAAATGGAAAGCAAACAGTATTAAAAGAGATAGTGGATAGAAACCTTCCGATTCGTGCGTTCAAAATGTCTCAAACAACATTAGAAGATTTATTTATGAAAGTGGTGAAGGCATGA
- a CDS encoding YxlC family protein, whose product MKDYDSRNNHSTLDDEDELTVKQVTDGLDKLDQWNSVSTPNLQWFQQHVEVEKKEYEKNNGKTSSCLSLLQSLCFQL is encoded by the coding sequence TTGAAGGACTATGATTCTAGAAATAATCATTCTACGTTGGATGATGAAGATGAATTAACAGTTAAGCAAGTAACAGATGGTTTAGACAAGCTGGATCAATGGAATTCAGTATCTACTCCAAACTTACAATGGTTTCAGCAACATGTTGAAGTAGAGAAAAAAGAATACGAAAAAAACAATGGAAAGACCTCCTCATGTTTATCTCTGTTGCAGTCCTTGTGCTTTCAGTTGTGA
- the sigY gene encoding RNA polymerase sigma factor SigY, with protein sequence MDEKDLIRKAKKGDTLALSKLLQQNYSFLLKYLMKVTLHPQIAEDLTQETMMKSVEKIQLYNGESKFSSWLITIATNLFIDQQRRKKREKNWLEQEQALRKMKWNAANMNEEWIDVLDVLAQMNEEVRMPIVLKHYYGYSYEEIGKMMGIAEGTVKSRVSNGLKSVRKELAKLEGL encoded by the coding sequence ATGGATGAAAAGGATTTAATACGAAAGGCGAAAAAGGGAGATACGTTGGCACTTTCGAAACTGCTACAACAAAACTATTCGTTTCTCTTAAAGTATTTAATGAAAGTCACCCTTCATCCACAGATCGCAGAAGATTTAACACAAGAGACGATGATGAAGAGTGTTGAAAAAATCCAACTGTATAATGGTGAATCCAAGTTTTCTTCATGGCTCATTACTATTGCAACGAACCTTTTCATCGATCAACAGCGTAGAAAGAAGCGGGAAAAGAACTGGCTAGAGCAGGAACAAGCGCTTCGAAAAATGAAGTGGAATGCAGCTAATATGAACGAAGAATGGATAGATGTCCTTGATGTACTTGCTCAAATGAATGAAGAAGTACGTATGCCAATCGTGTTAAAGCATTATTACGGATATTCATATGAGGAAATTGGAAAGATGATGGGCATTGCAGAAGGCACAGTGAAATCTCGAGTTTCAAATGGTCTAAAAAGTGTACGGAAGGAGTTGGCTAAACTTGAAGGACTATGA
- the rplM gene encoding 50S ribosomal protein L13 — protein sequence MRTTYMAKPGQVDRKWHIVDAEGQTLGRLASEVASILRGKNKPTFTPHIDTGDFVIVINASKIQLTGNKLNGKIYYRHTNHPGGLKQTTANDMRNNKPERMIELAVKGMLPKNTLGRAQGMKLHVYAGSEHKHQAQKPEVYTLRG from the coding sequence ATGCGTACAACATATATGGCAAAGCCAGGTCAAGTAGACCGCAAATGGCATATCGTTGATGCTGAAGGACAAACACTTGGTCGTTTGGCTTCTGAAGTTGCATCAATTCTACGTGGTAAAAACAAACCAACGTTCACACCTCACATCGATACTGGTGACTTCGTGATCGTTATCAACGCTTCAAAGATTCAACTTACAGGTAACAAATTGAACGGTAAGATCTACTACCGTCACACAAATCACCCAGGTGGTCTTAAGCAAACAACTGCTAACGACATGCGTAACAACAAACCTGAGCGTATGATTGAACTAGCTGTAAAAGGAATGCTTCCTAAAAATACTCTTGGCCGTGCTCAAGGTATGAAGCTTCACGTATACGCAGGTAGCGAACACAAACATCAAGCACAAAAACCAGAAGTTTACACACTTCGCGGTTAA
- a CDS encoding DUF2975 domain-containing protein, protein MKRETLFLKVAVFLIGSPVLALCLFWVPGIVGDRSILDPEISLWRYPVMIGLYVTAIAFFMALFQSLKLLSFIDKSEAFSELSVRALKIIMTCAIIISAFYVAVLPLLYVMADSSDAPGIIVIGLVILFASTIIAVFAAVLKKLLKNAIEIKSENDLTV, encoded by the coding sequence ATGAAACGAGAGACGCTCTTTTTGAAAGTGGCTGTTTTTCTCATTGGTAGTCCGGTGCTGGCGCTTTGTCTTTTTTGGGTGCCAGGTATTGTGGGTGATCGATCGATACTCGATCCGGAGATTAGTCTATGGAGATATCCGGTTATGATTGGTCTGTATGTAACGGCCATTGCATTTTTTATGGCGTTGTTTCAGTCGTTAAAGCTTCTAAGCTTTATTGATAAGAGTGAGGCATTTTCGGAGTTATCAGTGAGAGCATTAAAAATCATTATGACGTGTGCCATCATCATAAGTGCTTTTTATGTGGCTGTGCTGCCGCTGCTATATGTCATGGCAGATTCAAGTGATGCGCCAGGTATCATTGTGATTGGCTTAGTGATTTTATTTGCATCAACAATCATCGCGGTATTTGCTGCTGTGCTTAAGAAGCTTTTAAAAAATGCCATTGAGATAAAATCAGAAAATGACTTAACG
- a CDS encoding autotransporter-associated beta strand repeat-containing protein: protein MKRIAEDGRGKDGAFPSGHTSAAYLSTFGFAYATPERYSEFLTRAAQMGENRVVTGMHSPLDIIGGRIQSTAMTAYAYNLPENKEVLDKAYQNAGDVFGELAASKDMSLYEFAHTVTEDYTFENAYDEEKWEDHEANKAFYREKLTYGLPQTGTKGLDPVVPKGAEVLLETRQPYLDDKQRREVLYTTEIESGYPVIDESNGLGRIDLVTASDGYGAFLGNVTVNMDASKGRFNAHDWWRNDITGSGMLTKQGTGTLTLTGNNSYSGGTLLQEGTLEATSETAFGEGDLYVENGTVLVNVDEPLNVNGDVTMEAGTLDIAMEDDKTQLIANGLLYLDGGDLNLDLSNYEIDKATDITLMTAERVEGTFDHVTADGYDVTLTYHQDHVVAHIVADDSNRLPDTATSIPSYFLAGIFLTLSGVFLFIMRRRTA, encoded by the coding sequence GTGAAGAGAATTGCGGAAGACGGCAGAGGTAAAGACGGAGCCTTTCCAAGCGGACATACAAGTGCAGCTTATTTATCTACATTTGGATTTGCATACGCAACGCCAGAAAGATACTCGGAGTTTTTAACAAGAGCAGCTCAAATGGGAGAAAATAGAGTAGTGACTGGCATGCACTCTCCACTTGATATTATAGGAGGAAGAATACAGTCCACGGCTATGACTGCCTATGCATACAATCTTCCAGAGAATAAAGAGGTATTGGATAAGGCTTATCAGAATGCAGGAGATGTATTCGGTGAATTAGCTGCATCAAAAGACATGAGCTTGTACGAATTTGCACATACAGTCACAGAGGATTATACGTTTGAAAATGCCTACGATGAAGAGAAGTGGGAAGATCATGAAGCAAATAAAGCATTCTATCGTGAAAAACTAACATACGGGTTACCTCAAACAGGCACAAAAGGTTTAGACCCTGTCGTACCTAAAGGGGCAGAAGTTTTACTCGAAACGCGTCAGCCTTATTTAGATGATAAACAACGTAGAGAAGTATTGTATACCACAGAAATTGAATCAGGCTATCCTGTAATAGACGAGTCAAATGGCTTGGGAAGAATCGATTTGGTCACAGCATCTGATGGATATGGTGCGTTTCTCGGTAATGTAACAGTGAATATGGATGCTTCAAAAGGAAGATTTAATGCTCATGATTGGTGGAGAAATGATATCACTGGCAGTGGTATGCTGACCAAGCAAGGGACAGGCACACTTACACTGACAGGAAATAATAGTTATTCAGGAGGCACATTGCTACAAGAAGGAACATTAGAAGCTACTTCTGAGACTGCTTTTGGTGAAGGTGATCTTTACGTAGAGAACGGTACAGTTTTAGTGAATGTAGATGAACCTTTGAATGTAAATGGTGACGTAACAATGGAAGCTGGAACCCTAGATATTGCGATGGAAGATGACAAAACTCAACTCATTGCAAATGGACTATTATACCTTGATGGTGGGGATCTGAATTTGGATCTTTCTAATTATGAAATAGATAAGGCAACAGATATTACGTTAATGACTGCCGAGAGGGTGGAAGGTACATTTGATCATGTAACGGCAGATGGATATGACGTAACACTCACTTATCATCAAGATCATGTTGTTGCCCATATTGTTGCAGACGACAGTAACAGACTACCGGATACTGCCACTTCAATTCCTTCGTATTTTTTAGCAGGGATTTTCCTTACCTTAAGTGGAGTATTCTTGTTCATCATGAGAAGAAGAACAGCTTAA
- the rpsM gene encoding 30S ribosomal protein S13: MARVAGIDIPRDKRVVISLTYVFGIGKTKASQVLAQAGVSENTRVRDLTEEELGKIREALEAHSVEGDLRREVSLNIKRLIEIGSYRGIRHRRSLPVRGQNSKNNARTRKGPRRTVANKKK, encoded by the coding sequence ATGGCACGTGTTGCAGGTATTGATATTCCGCGCGATAAGCGAGTAGTTATCTCACTTACTTACGTTTTCGGAATCGGTAAAACTAAAGCTTCTCAAGTTCTTGCACAAGCTGGAGTATCTGAAAATACTCGAGTTCGTGACTTAACTGAAGAAGAGCTTGGTAAAATCCGTGAAGCATTAGAAGCTCATTCAGTTGAAGGGGATCTTCGTCGTGAAGTTTCACTAAACATCAAACGTTTAATTGAAATTGGTTCATATCGAGGCATTCGCCACCGTCGTAGTTTGCCAGTACGTGGGCAAAACTCTAAAAACAACGCTCGTACACGCAAAGGTCCACGTCGGACTGTAGCTAACAAGAAGAAATAA
- a CDS encoding energy-coupling factor transporter ATPase produces MTVLIDIQNVSFQYPHSSSPVLNEISLQVSKGEWVAVAGRNGSGKSTLARLLNAQLQPTSGAIYLAGEPMADPAFERNHRRRCGYVFQNPDHQFIGATVWDDLAFGLENHSIERTEMVARMNKYLKVLHLEDLVDKAPHQLSGGQKQRVGLACMMVLEPDVIILDEATSMLDPKGRRDVMQALTEIANQGVTIIMITHDMEEVLQAERLLLIDQGRVVADGDPFHVFEQNQLLEQTGLKRPFVVELQQELKRTGLQLEGRCYSEGELVKRLCNLPLIK; encoded by the coding sequence ATGACTGTTCTTATTGATATCCAAAATGTGAGCTTTCAATACCCTCATTCTTCTAGCCCTGTTCTAAATGAGATCTCTCTTCAAGTCTCAAAAGGAGAGTGGGTAGCAGTTGCTGGTCGTAATGGCTCTGGTAAATCAACACTTGCTCGGCTGTTAAATGCACAGCTTCAACCGACATCTGGAGCCATTTATCTAGCAGGCGAACCGATGGCTGATCCTGCGTTTGAACGTAATCATCGTAGACGTTGTGGCTATGTATTCCAGAATCCAGATCATCAATTTATTGGAGCAACCGTTTGGGATGACCTAGCCTTTGGATTGGAGAATCATTCGATTGAACGAACTGAGATGGTGGCACGAATGAACAAATATCTCAAAGTGCTCCATTTAGAGGATTTGGTTGATAAAGCTCCACACCAGTTATCAGGTGGCCAAAAACAGCGAGTAGGGCTTGCTTGTATGATGGTGCTTGAGCCTGATGTAATTATCTTAGATGAAGCGACTAGTATGCTAGATCCAAAAGGGCGTCGAGACGTCATGCAGGCTTTAACAGAGATCGCAAATCAAGGTGTAACCATTATTATGATTACACATGATATGGAGGAGGTTCTGCAAGCGGAGCGGTTGCTACTGATTGATCAAGGACGTGTAGTAGCAGATGGTGATCCTTTTCATGTGTTTGAACAGAATCAGCTGCTCGAACAGACTGGGTTAAAGCGACCTTTTGTGGTAGAACTGCAACAAGAACTCAAAAGAACCGGCTTGCAATTGGAAGGACGCTGTTACTCGGAAGGGGAGTTGGTTAAAAGATTATGCAACTTACCTTTAATCAAGTAA
- a CDS encoding DNA alkylation repair protein — translation MNKSTEIQRSSKAETILSQIHSKTKLGDLRKIAKDIKKDHELAMELWSTGEYLPRLLAILIMDKKLLSQDVLNQLDKDMQTHTLDERNNLMDWLMANQLTKDKKNIALMESWESSSSALQRRVFWYYQARLRWTGKTPPDNTAELLSAIEANITQEEPEVQWAMNFTAGWIGVYDEQYRARCIKIGEKTGLYKGEMVSKGCTPDYLPEFITIEVNKRMNK, via the coding sequence ATGAATAAAAGCACAGAAATACAACGTTCTTCAAAAGCAGAAACCATTCTATCTCAGATCCATAGTAAAACGAAGCTAGGCGACTTACGAAAAATCGCGAAGGACATAAAAAAAGATCACGAACTAGCTATGGAGCTTTGGTCAACCGGAGAGTATTTGCCCAGACTATTAGCCATCTTAATTATGGACAAAAAGCTTCTTTCTCAAGATGTGTTAAATCAGCTTGATAAGGATATGCAGACTCACACGCTTGATGAGCGAAATAACTTAATGGATTGGTTAATGGCTAATCAGCTCACCAAAGACAAGAAGAACATTGCATTGATGGAGTCATGGGAAAGTAGTTCTTCTGCTCTTCAAAGGCGAGTTTTCTGGTATTATCAAGCGCGATTAAGATGGACTGGGAAAACACCGCCTGATAACACCGCAGAATTACTATCTGCAATAGAAGCCAATATTACGCAGGAAGAACCGGAAGTACAATGGGCTATGAATTTCACTGCAGGCTGGATAGGCGTTTATGATGAACAGTATCGAGCACGTTGTATAAAAATTGGTGAAAAAACGGGTCTTTACAAAGGTGAAATGGTATCCAAAGGATGTACGCCTGATTATTTGCCTGAGTTCATTACGATTGAAGTGAACAAACGAATGAATAAATAA
- a CDS encoding PLD nuclease N-terminal domain-containing protein — translation MNELFNAIPWSVIAPILILQCILMIIALVSCIREEKTNGPKWVWILIILFINLIGPVLYFVVGRRND, via the coding sequence ATGAATGAACTGTTTAATGCAATCCCATGGTCAGTGATTGCGCCAATTCTTATCTTGCAATGTATTCTTATGATTATCGCATTAGTTTCTTGTATTAGAGAAGAAAAAACGAACGGACCAAAATGGGTATGGATTCTTATTATTCTCTTTATCAACTTAATAGGACCCGTGCTTTATTTTGTTGTTGGAAGGAGAAATGATTAA
- the rpsK gene encoding 30S ribosomal protein S11 has product MAKKTNTRPKRRQKKNIESGVAHIRSTFNNTIVTITDTQGNAISWASSGALGFKGSRKSTPFAAQMAAEAAAKTAMEHGMKSIEVSVKGPGAGREAAIRSLQAIGLEVNMIKDVTPVPHNGCRPPKRRRV; this is encoded by the coding sequence ATGGCTAAGAAAACGAATACTCGTCCAAAGCGCCGGCAGAAGAAAAATATTGAATCTGGTGTTGCTCACATCCGTTCTACTTTTAACAACACAATTGTGACTATCACAGATACTCAAGGTAACGCAATCTCTTGGGCAAGCTCTGGAGCACTTGGTTTCAAAGGTTCACGTAAATCAACTCCATTTGCTGCACAAATGGCTGCAGAAGCAGCTGCTAAAACAGCAATGGAACACGGAATGAAAAGCATTGAGGTTTCTGTTAAAGGACCTGGAGCTGGACGTGAAGCTGCAATTCGTTCTTTACAGGCAATTGGGCTAGAAGTAAACATGATCAAAGATGTTACTCCTGTTCCACACAACGGCTGCCGTCCACCAAAACGTCGCAGAGTGTAA
- a CDS encoding ATP-binding cassette domain-containing protein, protein MELLLANDLVKRFGQTNAVKGINFHIEEGRCVSLLGPNGAGKTTTLKMLSGLLEPTSGSIEFKGEKAKDLREFIGYLPQYPAFYHWMSGEEFLVFSGQLAKLDASKQKKEVMNYLNEWA, encoded by the coding sequence ATGGAATTACTCCTGGCAAACGATTTAGTGAAAAGATTTGGACAGACGAATGCAGTCAAAGGAATTAATTTTCATATTGAAGAAGGCAGGTGCGTGTCATTACTTGGACCAAATGGCGCAGGAAAAACAACGACATTAAAAATGCTATCCGGATTGTTGGAACCGACTTCAGGCAGTATTGAGTTTAAAGGGGAGAAAGCAAAGGATTTAAGGGAGTTTATTGGGTATTTACCTCAATATCCTGCTTTCTATCATTGGATGAGTGGAGAGGAGTTTCTTGTTTTTTCAGGGCAATTAGCAAAGCTGGACGCAAGCAAGCAGAAAAAAGAAGTGATGAATTACTTGAACGAGTGGGCCTAA
- a CDS encoding energy-coupling factor transporter ATPase, with the protein MQLTFNQVNHTYMAGTPFEHIALKNINLSIPPGSFTVVIGPTGSGKSTLVQHMNGLIRPTSGEVQVGTYRLRAKKDRTSLLTLRKSIGFLFQYPEHQLFEETIEKELMFGPMNFGVSKTEAERRAKEVLPNVGLSPDLLPNSPLNLSGGQMRRVAIASILTQQPELLILDEPAAGLDPEGRQTILDMLYSYHQKHQQTTVLVTHHMEDALRLADFIVVMNQGSIFRSGTPEEVFSGPEALVSIGLELPETIRFMQEVKTSFALTDVPFLKTRSEVVEYLSHFLSNDRKGDS; encoded by the coding sequence ATGCAACTTACCTTTAATCAAGTAAACCATACGTATATGGCAGGAACGCCGTTTGAGCATATTGCTTTGAAAAATATCAATCTAAGCATCCCGCCAGGCTCCTTTACTGTTGTGATAGGACCAACGGGTTCAGGCAAATCGACGCTTGTACAGCATATGAACGGATTAATCCGTCCAACATCAGGTGAAGTGCAAGTTGGTACGTATCGACTGAGAGCAAAAAAAGATCGCACATCTTTGCTTACACTCCGGAAGTCGATCGGATTTCTTTTTCAATATCCAGAGCACCAGTTGTTTGAGGAAACAATTGAAAAAGAGTTGATGTTTGGTCCGATGAATTTTGGTGTCTCAAAAACAGAGGCGGAGAGACGTGCAAAAGAGGTCCTGCCAAACGTTGGACTATCACCTGATCTTTTACCCAACTCTCCTTTGAACCTTTCAGGGGGGCAAATGCGTCGCGTAGCCATAGCCTCTATCCTAACCCAGCAGCCAGAGCTTCTCATTCTCGACGAGCCAGCAGCAGGTCTTGATCCTGAAGGGCGCCAAACGATTCTAGATATGCTCTATAGCTATCATCAGAAGCACCAGCAAACAACGGTGCTTGTGACTCACCATATGGAGGACGCACTTCGATTAGCTGATTTTATAGTGGTTATGAATCAAGGGTCTATTTTTCGTAGTGGCACACCGGAAGAGGTATTCTCCGGGCCAGAAGCACTTGTTTCAATTGGTCTGGAACTACCAGAAACGATTCGCTTTATGCAGGAAGTCAAAACCTCTTTTGCATTAACGGATGTTCCCTTTCTAAAAACAAGATCAGAAGTAGTGGAGTATCTTTCACACTTCCTCTCGAATGATAGAAAGGGTGACTCGTAG
- the rplQ gene encoding 50S ribosomal protein L17, whose product MAYAKLGRDSAGRKALFRDLTTDLIINERIETTEAKAKELRSIVEKMITLGKRGDLHARRQAAAFVRREVADTETKQDAIQKLFADIAPRYEERQGGYTRILKIGPRRGDGAPMVYIELV is encoded by the coding sequence ATGGCATACGCAAAACTTGGTCGTGATAGTGCTGGTCGTAAAGCATTATTCCGTGATCTTACTACAGATCTAATTATCAACGAGCGCATCGAAACAACTGAAGCAAAAGCGAAGGAGCTTCGTTCAATCGTTGAGAAAATGATTACTCTTGGTAAGCGTGGAGACTTGCATGCTCGTCGTCAGGCAGCTGCATTTGTTCGTCGTGAGGTAGCTGATACAGAAACTAAGCAGGATGCAATCCAAAAGCTTTTTGCTGATATCGCACCACGCTACGAGGAACGTCAAGGTGGATACACTCGTATTCTTAAAATTGGACCGCGTCGTGGAGACGGTGCACCAATGGTATACATTGAGCTTGTATAA
- a CDS encoding DNA-directed RNA polymerase subunit alpha has protein sequence MIEIEKPNIETVEVSEDAKYGKFVVEPLERGYGTTLGNSLRRILLSSLPGAAVTAVQIDGVLHEFSTIEGVVEDVTTIILNLKKLALKIYSEEEKTLEIDIQGEGVVTAGDLTHDSDVEVLNPDLHIATLTKGANLHMRLLAKQGRGYVLAEGNKNDDQPIGVLPIDSIYTPVARVNYQVENTRVGQVTNYDKLTLDVWTDGSTRPEEAVSLGAKILNEHLNIFVGLTDQAQNAEIMVEKEEDQKEKVLEMTIEELDLSVRSYNCLKRAGINTVQELTHKTEEDMMKVRNLGRKSLEEVQEKLGELGLGLRNEE, from the coding sequence ATGATCGAAATTGAAAAGCCAAATATTGAAACGGTTGAAGTTAGTGAAGACGCAAAGTATGGTAAGTTTGTAGTAGAGCCACTTGAAAGAGGATATGGTACAACACTAGGTAACTCACTGCGCCGAATTCTTCTATCTTCTCTTCCAGGAGCAGCCGTTACTGCTGTTCAGATTGATGGTGTGTTACATGAATTCTCAACGATTGAAGGCGTTGTGGAAGACGTAACAACGATTATTTTGAACCTGAAAAAGCTAGCTCTTAAGATTTACTCTGAAGAAGAGAAGACACTAGAAATCGACATTCAAGGTGAAGGTGTTGTAACTGCTGGTGACTTAACTCACGATAGTGATGTTGAGGTATTAAACCCAGATCTTCATATTGCTACGTTGACAAAAGGTGCTAATCTGCACATGCGTCTTCTAGCTAAACAAGGTCGTGGGTATGTATTGGCTGAGGGAAATAAGAACGACGATCAGCCAATCGGTGTTCTTCCTATTGACTCTATTTATACTCCAGTTGCACGTGTAAACTATCAAGTTGAGAATACACGTGTCGGTCAAGTAACTAACTATGATAAACTAACCCTTGATGTTTGGACAGATGGAAGCACTCGTCCCGAGGAAGCTGTTTCTCTTGGTGCTAAAATCTTGAACGAGCATCTCAATATTTTTGTTGGATTAACGGATCAAGCGCAAAATGCTGAAATCATGGTTGAAAAAGAAGAAGATCAGAAGGAAAAAGTACTTGAGATGACGATCGAAGAACTTGACCTATCTGTTCGATCTTATAACTGTTTAAAACGTGCTGGCATTAACACAGTTCAAGAGCTGACACACAAAACAGAAGAAGACATGATGAAAGTACGTAACCTTGGTCGTAAATCACTAGAAGAAGTTCAAGAAAAGTTGGGTGAGCTAGGTTTAGGTCTTCGTAACGAAGAATAA